The Bosea beijingensis genome contains the following window.
AGGCGTCATCTGAGAAGCGGGCACTGGCGCCGTGCCCGATCGCAACCCCGTTACATCGCCGCCCTTAAATAGATCTGCGAGCGTACGGTTCGACATATCGGCGCGATCAGTGCGTTAGCGCACCGAGCTCCAGAGCCCGCGAACATCTTCGAGCCTCCATCCGTTCGTCTCCCGAGCCTTCGGGTTCTCCCTGCACCGAACAATTGGAGGTTTGCCATGGCAAACAACAACGACCAGCGCGGCTTCGGCTCCATGGACGAGGACAAGCAACGCGATATCGCGTCGAAGGGCGGCCAGAGCGTGCCGGCCGAGAAGCGCAGCTTCTCGCAGGATCACGACCTCGCCTCCGAGGCCGGCCGCAAGGGTGGCGAAAGCAGCGGCGGCGATCGTCAGCAGCAGGCGAGCGGCAACGACCGCGGCCAGCAAGGCGGCGATGGCAACCGCGGCGGTTCCAGCAACTTCGCCAATGATCGCGAACGCGCCTCCGAGGCCGGCCGCAAGGGCGGTCAGAGCTGATCTGGCTATGGCTGTCCCGCTTTCGGGCGGGACAGCCAGTTCCATCTCCGTCGGGAGGGTACCGTGAAGGCTCTGGTTTGGCATGGAAAGAACGACATACGCTGCGAGGCGGTGCCTGATCCTGCGATCGAGCACCCGCGCGATGCCATCATCAAGGTGACGGCCTGCGCCATCTGCGGTTCCGATCTTCACATCTTCGACGGCGTCATCCCGCAGATGAAAAGCGGAGACGTGATCGGCCATGAGACGATGGGCGAGGTCGTCGAAGTCGGCTCCGAGAACAGCAAGCTGAAGGTTGGTGACCGCGTCGTCGTGCCGTTCACGATCTCCTGCGGCGAATGCTTTTTCTGCAAGCGCGGCTATTTCTCCGCCTGCGAGCGCTCGAACCCCGACCGGGAAAAGGCCGCCAAGCTCTGGGGCAATTCACCGGCTGGGCTGTTCGGCTACTCGCATCTGCTCGGCGGCTATTCGGGCGGCCAGGCGGAATATCTGCGTGTGCCCTATGCCGATATCGGCCCCCTCAAGGTTCCGTCAGGTCTCTCCGACGAGCAGGTCCTGTTCCTATCCGACATCTTCCCGACCGGATACATGGCAGCCGAGTTCTGCGATATCCAAGGCGGCGAGACCATCGCGATCTGGGGCTGCGGGCCGGTCGGACAATTCGCGATCAAAAGCGCCTTCCTGCTCGGCGCCGAGCGGGTGATCGCCATCGACACGGTGCCTGAGCGCCTCGAACTGGCGCGCCGGAGCGGCGCGCTCACGCTCGATTTCATGAGTGAGGATATCTACGAACGCATCATGGAGCTGACCGCCGGGCGCGGCGCCGATGCCTGCATCGATGCTGTCGGCACCGAGCCGGAAACCATGGCAAGCGCGGATTCGATCCTCGACCGGATCAAGGTCGCGACCTTCATGGGCACGGACAGGCCGCATGTGCTGCGCCAGGCTATCCACTGCTGCCGCAATTTCGGCGTCGTCTCGATCGTCGGCGTCTATGGCGGCTTTCTCGACAAGATACCGATGGGATCGGCGATCAATCGCGGCCTGACCTTCCGCATGGCCCAGACGCCGGTTCAGCACTACATGCCGAAGCTGCTCCAGCTGATCGAGGACGGGAAGATCGACCCCGGCTTTGTCATCACGCACCGGGCTTCGCTTCAGGAAGGCCCCGAGCTCTACAAGACATTTCGCGCCAAGCAGGACGGCTGCATCAAGGCCATCATGACCCCGTGAAAGGAGCATTCCATGGGACAGGCAACGCCAACGACCAAGCTCGCCGTGGTCACCGGCGCCTCCTCGGGCATCGGCTATGAACTCGCCTTGCAATGTGCCGGGCAAGGCTTCGACCTCGTTATCGCAGCCGACGAGGCGGAGATCCACCAGGCCGGCGACAAGTTGCGCCGGATGGGCGTGGCCGTGGAGGCTGTCGAAGCCAATCTCGCGACGACCGAAGGCTGCGACAAGCTCTACGCCGCCCTTCGGGGTCGCGCCGTCGATGCCTTGCTCGCCAATGCAGGGCGGGGCC
Protein-coding sequences here:
- a CDS encoding general stress protein, with the protein product MANNNDQRGFGSMDEDKQRDIASKGGQSVPAEKRSFSQDHDLASEAGRKGGESSGGDRQQQASGNDRGQQGGDGNRGGSSNFANDRERASEAGRKGGQS
- a CDS encoding zinc-dependent alcohol dehydrogenase yields the protein MKALVWHGKNDIRCEAVPDPAIEHPRDAIIKVTACAICGSDLHIFDGVIPQMKSGDVIGHETMGEVVEVGSENSKLKVGDRVVVPFTISCGECFFCKRGYFSACERSNPDREKAAKLWGNSPAGLFGYSHLLGGYSGGQAEYLRVPYADIGPLKVPSGLSDEQVLFLSDIFPTGYMAAEFCDIQGGETIAIWGCGPVGQFAIKSAFLLGAERVIAIDTVPERLELARRSGALTLDFMSEDIYERIMELTAGRGADACIDAVGTEPETMASADSILDRIKVATFMGTDRPHVLRQAIHCCRNFGVVSIVGVYGGFLDKIPMGSAINRGLTFRMAQTPVQHYMPKLLQLIEDGKIDPGFVITHRASLQEGPELYKTFRAKQDGCIKAIMTP